Proteins from a genomic interval of Methanofollis formosanus:
- a CDS encoding NADH-quinone oxidoreductase subunit C gives MAIEEQVLKETALADLHKEVQVYHNRGFRLVQVSCSMVEDSFELSYSFDKDYHFESLRVMVPAGTTVKSISGIYWAAFIYENEIHDFFGLEFEGMSLDYNGTLFKTAKKFPFANVTFRGEEPCQKK, from the coding sequence ATGGCAATTGAAGAACAGGTGCTCAAAGAGACCGCCCTCGCAGACCTGCACAAGGAGGTGCAGGTCTACCATAACCGGGGCTTCCGCCTGGTCCAGGTGAGTTGCTCGATGGTCGAGGACTCCTTTGAACTCAGTTACAGCTTTGACAAGGACTACCACTTCGAGAGCCTGCGGGTCATGGTCCCGGCCGGGACGACGGTGAAGAGTATCTCAGGGATCTACTGGGCGGCCTTCATCTACGAGAACGAGATCCACGACTTCTTCGGTCTTGAGTTCGAGGGCATGAGCCTTGACTACAACGGCACGCTCTTCAAGACCGCGAAGAAGTTTCCCTTTGCAAACGTCACCTTCAGGGGGGAGGAACCATGTCAAAAGAAATAG